Proteins encoded within one genomic window of Synechococcus sp. PCC 7335:
- the clpB gene encoding ATP-dependent chaperone ClpB, producing MQINDPNKFTEKVRSALDSTIEVVKQSSQQQLEPEHLMLALLDQEGLAPRIFQKLGVSVEDMRSYTQDFIDKQPKVSNSESVYIGKHTSTLLDRADSYRQKLEDDFISVEHLVFGFVGDEHFGRGLFKAFGIKENDLTQAITQIRGTHKVTDQNPEVKYESLEKYGRDLTEYAREGRLDPVIGRDDEIRRTIQILSRRTKNNPVLIGEPGVGKTAIAEGLAQRIVRGDVPQSLQDRTLISLDMGALIAGAKYRGEFEERLKAVLKEVTESTGQIVLFIDEIHTVVGAGATQGAMDAGNLLKPMLARGELRCIGATTLDEYRQHIEKDAALERRFQQVYVDQPSVADTVSILRGLKERYEVHHGVKIADNALVAAAALSTRYISDRFLPDKAIDLVDEAAAKLKMEITSKPEELDEVDRKILQLEMERLSLQKESDAGSIERLERLEEELANLKEEQAELSAQWQSEKDTIGNIQSIKEEIDHVNVEIEQAERNYDYNRGAELKYGKLTKLQDKLSQAEAALAETQVSGKTLLREEVTEADIAEIISKWTGIPLSKLVESEMQKLLNLEDELHQRVIGQDEAVTAVADSIQRSRAGLADPDRPMASFIFLGPTGVGKTELAKALASYLFDTEEAMVRIDMSEYMEKHSVSRLVGAPPGYVGYDEGGQLTEAVRRRPFAVILFDEIEKAHPDVFNILLQVLDDGRITDSQGRTVDFTNSIIIMTSNIGSQYILDIAGDDTQYDEMRSRVTDALRSQFRPEFLNRIDEIIIFHALVKSQLRDIVKIQIKRLEARLEERKLALKLSDAALDFLADVGYDPTYGARPLKRAIQREIETKIAKAILRSEFLPGDTIFVDVENERLSFKRLPAELVTA from the coding sequence ATGCAAATCAACGACCCCAATAAGTTTACTGAGAAAGTTCGAAGTGCTCTAGATAGCACTATAGAAGTTGTCAAGCAATCAAGTCAGCAACAGCTAGAGCCAGAGCACCTGATGCTGGCGCTTCTAGATCAAGAAGGACTAGCCCCACGAATTTTCCAGAAGCTGGGTGTGTCCGTTGAAGACATGCGTTCATACACTCAGGATTTTATCGACAAGCAGCCTAAGGTTAGTAATAGTGAGTCGGTTTATATTGGCAAACACACCAGCACCCTACTTGATAGAGCCGACAGCTACCGCCAGAAGTTAGAAGACGATTTTATTTCCGTTGAGCATTTGGTCTTTGGCTTTGTAGGCGACGAACACTTTGGCCGAGGTCTGTTCAAGGCTTTTGGTATCAAAGAAAACGATCTCACCCAAGCGATCACGCAGATAAGAGGAACTCACAAAGTGACCGATCAAAACCCTGAAGTAAAGTACGAATCACTGGAGAAATATGGCCGCGACTTGACTGAATATGCTCGTGAAGGTCGACTAGATCCTGTGATTGGACGCGACGATGAAATTCGTCGAACCATTCAGATTTTGTCTCGTCGAACAAAGAACAATCCGGTGCTGATCGGTGAACCAGGGGTGGGTAAAACTGCGATCGCAGAAGGACTAGCTCAGCGTATTGTGCGTGGCGACGTGCCTCAATCTCTACAAGATCGCACACTAATCTCGCTAGATATGGGCGCTTTGATTGCAGGTGCCAAGTATCGAGGCGAGTTTGAAGAACGGCTCAAAGCAGTTCTAAAAGAAGTTACCGAATCTACTGGTCAGATTGTTCTATTTATTGACGAGATTCATACTGTTGTCGGTGCAGGTGCGACCCAAGGCGCGATGGATGCTGGGAACTTGTTGAAACCGATGCTAGCGCGTGGTGAGCTACGCTGTATTGGTGCAACGACTTTGGATGAATATCGCCAGCATATAGAAAAAGACGCAGCGCTCGAAAGACGATTCCAGCAGGTATATGTTGACCAGCCATCCGTAGCAGATACTGTTTCTATTCTGCGCGGACTTAAAGAGCGATATGAAGTACATCACGGTGTGAAGATTGCCGACAACGCGTTGGTTGCTGCTGCTGCTTTATCGACTCGGTATATTAGCGATAGATTCCTTCCAGATAAGGCCATTGACCTAGTTGACGAAGCTGCTGCTAAGCTGAAAATGGAGATCACTTCTAAGCCTGAAGAGCTAGATGAGGTTGATCGCAAGATACTTCAGCTAGAGATGGAACGCCTTTCTTTGCAAAAAGAAAGCGATGCCGGTTCTATTGAGCGGTTAGAACGGCTAGAAGAAGAACTGGCTAACCTTAAAGAAGAGCAGGCTGAGCTGAGTGCTCAGTGGCAGTCTGAGAAGGACACTATCGGCAATATCCAGTCGATCAAAGAAGAGATTGATCATGTCAATGTTGAGATTGAACAAGCGGAGCGTAACTACGACTACAACCGCGGCGCTGAGCTGAAGTATGGCAAATTAACTAAGCTACAAGACAAGCTGAGTCAGGCAGAAGCAGCGCTTGCAGAAACACAGGTCTCGGGTAAAACGCTGCTGCGTGAAGAAGTGACTGAAGCAGATATTGCTGAAATTATCTCTAAATGGACGGGCATTCCACTTAGCAAGCTAGTTGAGTCAGAGATGCAGAAGTTGTTGAACCTAGAAGATGAACTGCATCAACGGGTGATTGGTCAAGATGAGGCAGTAACTGCGGTGGCTGATTCTATTCAGCGATCGCGTGCGGGACTGGCCGATCCTGATCGGCCTATGGCTAGCTTTATCTTCCTTGGACCCACTGGCGTGGGCAAAACTGAGCTGGCTAAAGCCCTAGCTAGCTATCTATTTGATACCGAAGAGGCAATGGTTCGGATTGATATGTCCGAATATATGGAGAAGCATTCTGTTTCTCGCCTAGTCGGTGCTCCTCCTGGATATGTCGGCTATGACGAAGGTGGACAGCTGACTGAGGCCGTTCGTCGCCGTCCGTTTGCTGTGATTCTTTTTGACGAGATTGAAAAAGCTCATCCCGATGTCTTCAACATTCTTTTGCAGGTATTAGACGATGGTCGTATTACCGATTCACAAGGTCGTACGGTTGACTTTACCAACTCAATTATCATCATGACTAGCAACATCGGGTCGCAGTATATTCTAGATATTGCGGGTGATGATACTCAGTATGATGAGATGCGATCGCGGGTCACAGATGCTCTGCGTAGTCAGTTCCGCCCTGAATTTCTCAATCGCATTGACGAAATTATCATCTTCCATGCGCTAGTGAAATCACAGCTGCGCGACATCGTCAAAATTCAAATTAAACGTTTGGAAGCTCGCTTAGAAGAGCGCAAGCTAGCGCTAAAACTTTCTGATGCTGCTCTAGACTTCTTAGCCGATGTTGGCTACGACCCGACCTATGGTGCTCGTCCACTCAAGCGGGCTATTCAAAGAGAGATAGAAACTAAAATCGCTAAGGCAATCCTACGCAGTGAGTTTCTACCGGGTGATACTATCTTCGTCG